The window TGCTGTAATGATGATCAAAAAAGGAGAACTGATTTCATGAAAATAGGATTTATAGGACTTGGCATTATGGGGAAACCCATGGCAAAAAACCTCATGAAGGTTGGACATGAATTAGTCGTGTTTGATGTAGTGCAGGCAAATGTTGACAATGTAGTGGCGGCCGGCGCGAAGTCTGCTGCTTCCTCAAAAGCAGTTGCTGAACAGTGTTCCATGATTATTACAATGCTCCCAAATTCTCCCCATGTTAAAACGGTGGTCATGGGCGAAAATGGTGTGCTGGAAGGCGCGAAGGCCGGTACCGTCCTCATTGACATGTCTTCGATTGCACCGTTCGCTTCCCAGGAGATTAACAAGGCCTGTGTAGCAAAAGGGGTCAAAATGATCGATGCGCCGGTATCCGGCGGCGAGCCAAAAGCGGTCGACGGGACTCTTTCCATTATGGTTGGCGGCGATAAAGAAGTATTTGAAAGTGTCAAAAAGGACATTCTGCTGAAGATGGGCGCTTCAGCGGTATATTGCGGAACCATCGGCGCGGGCAATACGACGAAGCTTGCAAACCAAGTTGTTGTGGCCTGCAATATTGCCGCCTGCGCAGAGGCATTTACGCTTGCTAAAAAAGCCGGCGTAGACCCACAGTTCGTTTTTGATGCAATCAAGGGCGGCCTTGCAGGCTCTACCGTAATGAACGCGAAGGCTCCTATGATGATTGACGGCAACTTCAAACCTGGCTTTAAAATTGATCTGCACATTAAAGATCTGAACAATGCGCTCGAAACCGGGCACGGCGTCGGTTCCCCGCTGCCGCTGACGGCCGCGGTAATGGAAATGATGCAGACGCTCCACGCCGACGGGCACGGTCAGGAAGATCATAGCAGTCTGGCAAATTACTACGCGAAGGTTTCCGGGACGAAGATCGGCAAATAAATTCAATTTGATATCTCTGATTTAATTTCTACAGTGGGGCGCGTTCTGTTGTCAGTACAATAGAATGCGCCCCCACTGTGTATTTATATAGCATGACATTTTTAAAACCGGCGCTGGGAAATTCCGCATTGATATCGTTGACCATTCAATAGATTTAGAATAACGAGGGAGATTGAACAACATGAAAAAAGTCATTTTAATTCCAGATTCGTTTAAAGGTACAATGGATTCCGCTGCAATATGCGGAATTATGAACGAACAAATTGAAGCTCATTATCCAGATGTGGAAACAGTCTCCATTCCGGTAGCAGACGGCGGTGAAGGTAGTGTAGATGCGTTTCTGACGGCAGTCGGCGGAGTGAAAAAAACTCTGACCGTTTCCGGTCCGTTCTTTAAGCCCGTCAATTCTTTTTATGGAATTATCAACGGCAGTACGGCTATTATAGAAATGGCGGCCTGTGCAGGCCTGCCGCTCGCCGGAGATCGTCTGGACCCGGCCGCGGCAACGACGTATGGTGTAGGCGAACTGATTTTGGACGCGGCTAAGTCCGGCTGCAAAAAAATTATCATCGGACTTGGCGGAAGCTGCACCAATGATGCCGGCGCCGGAATGGCGGCTGCTTTAGGAATAAAATTTTATGACGAAAAAGGTCAGGAATTTATTCCGACGGGCGGAACCCTTGCAAAAATCAGGCATATTCGAAACGATCAGGCTTCCGATTTGCTTTCCGGCATTGAATTTGCAGCCATGTGTGATATTGACAATCCGCTCTGCGGGCCAACAGGTGCCGCCTATGTTTTTGGCCCTCAGAAAGGTGCCGACGCGTCTATGGTTGCAGCACTGGACGAAGGTTTGCAAAATATCGCGCGCATCATTCAAAACGACCTTGAAAAAGACGTCACGAACATCCCCGGCTCCGGTGCAGCCGGCGGTTTAGGCGCCGGGGTGGCGGCTTTTTTGAACGCTAAGATGCAGCCTGGAATTGATATCGTGCTGGATACCGTTCGCTTTGACGACTTATTAAAAGATGCCGATCTGGTTTTTACAGGCGAAGGAAAAATAGACACACAGAGTCTTCGCGGAAAAGTCGTCATCGGCGTTGCACGCCGCGCAAAAAAAGCCGCGGTACCGGTCATTGCTGTTGTTGGCGACATCGGTGATAATATTGAAAAAGCGTATGATATAGGAGTTTCAGCCATTTTCAGCATCAATCGCGTCGCAGTACCGTTTAAGGAAGCCAAATTGCGCAGCCAAAGCGACCTTTCCCTGACCGTTAACGATATTATCCGTTTTTTAAAGACTGCAAATTTTTGACCCATCGAAATTTATTAAGTATGGCGGTGTAATGTTTCTGTCGCCTTAAAGTAAAAAGGGTACACAACAACAAGGAGGATGGATTAAAATCCATCCTCCTTGTTGTTGTGTAACGGGGCAGAAATTATTCTAATGAAAGCGGTTCATGTTGTAAAGCAAATGGAACAGCATTGCCTGCTGCGCATCTACCGGTTTTCTGTTATGGATCGCTTCAAAAATATTGCGGTGGGATTTTAGTGTCTGTTCAAATTCCTGCTGATTTATGACGGATGAAAACAATGTGACGCCTGCACTGATCACCGGAATCAGGTTTGATACGACGGCATTTCCTGTGCAGTTGGCAATCTGAATGTGAAAATTCTGGTCTTTTTCAGCAAATTTTGTGTGTTGGGCTATCTGCCCTTCGACCTCCAGCAATGCAATCTCCAATTTTGTAATATCCTCCGGAGTCGCATTCTGCGCGGCCAAAGCAGCAATTGGCGGTTCAATGATGCAGCGAAGCTGAAGCAGATCTTTTGCAAGCTTGTTTTTATCCTGAATCAGTGAAAAGCCTAGGGGGTCATTGGGGATTCCTTTTTTATCGGAAATAAAGGTACCGGCACCCTGGCGAATTTCGATAACATTGTTGGATGCCAGAACCCGGAGCGCCTCTCTGGCGGTATTACGGCTTACACCGAGCAGTTTGCCGAGTTCATATTCGTTCGGAAGCTTTTCTCCCGGCTGATAGCCCTTTTCACGAATCAACCGAAACATTTCAGCCATTGTGCGCTCGATTAGGGTTTTATTGCCCATGGGGGGCATAGGTTTGTTTTCTTGCATTTCGTACGCCTCTCAAATATTGTTAAAATTTTTCTATATTTTCAGTTTAACACAGATCGAATCGAGATGGCAGAAATATTTTATGATGATTCTATTTTGCGTCTACATTCTTTGTCACAATGACATTGCTGTCAAGGCCAAGCACATTTTCGATAACAACTTGACCGATTTTGACGGGTGCTTTCAATCTGGCTTCTTTGATTTCTTTCATAACACGGAAGATTTTTTCTTTCGGAATAGGCTTAGAAAGCCGAACGCTCGCAAGAGGTAAAACACCGTCCTCCAAAAAAACGGATGATGCAATATTTCTTACAGGATTCGTTAGCTCCTGACGCACATACTCCTGCCCCCGGTTACAGCTTGCGTCCGTTAAAGAGAGAATTTGACCGTTTTCAACCTCTGCCGTAATTTCACAACTGTTTGGGCAGACGATACAAATATACTTTTTCAGCATGTTACGCGCACCTCCAAACTGCCTGTGCCGGAAAGAACCTCTTTTTGAATGGGGATCTGTATCATTTGAGCGGGAATCGCTTTTATTATTTTTTTTGATTTCAGAATTTTACCATTCTGACAAATGTTAATGACACAATCCTGTAACGGCTTGCTTACCCTCATCGAAAGCATGAAGCTGTTTTTACCACTGATTTTTTGAGGCACGGTATGATTGATGTTTTCGTCCGGCAATATTGAAATTGTTGCTTTGGGCAGACTCTGGTTTTGAAGGTAGTCGGCCACGGAGTCCGCGAGGGCTTCTGCTTCCATCGATACGAAATCCACTAAATCATGGACATGCAGCACGTTGCCGGCGGCGAAGATACCGTCAACACTGGTTTGATAATGTTCATCCACAATGGCCCCTTTCGTGCGGCTGTCCAGCTCCACTCCTGCTTCCAGAGAGAGCTCGTTTTCCGGAATCAGACCAACCGACAGGATTAACGTGTCGCAGTCTAAGTCCTTTTCCGTACCGGGAATAGGATTCATATGCTCATCCACATCGGAAACCGTTATCCCGGTAAGGCGGCAATTTCCATGGATGCCCGTCACCGTTCTGCTGAGATACAGCGGTATTCCGTAGTCATTCAGGCACTGTTGAATATTGCGCGGCAGACCGCTGGGATAGGGCTGGATTTCAAATACCGCCTTCACTGTCGCGCCTTCCAGTGTGAAGCGCCTTGCCATGATCATTCCAATATCTCCGGAGCCCAAAATGATGATATTTCTTCCTACCATCGTATTTTGCAGATTTATGTAAGCCTGTGCTACCCCCGCTGTAAACACGCCGGCCGGACGTTCGCCCGGGATGCCCAATGCTCCCCGGGTACGTTCCCTGCAGCCCATGGCCAAAACGACCGCTTTCGCCTGGTAGGTTTTTAGACCGTCACGTCCGACCGTAGTTACGACTTTATCTTGTCCGACGGAAAGCACGGTTGTATTTGTCAGGCATGATATGTTATCTTTTTCCGTTTCATCTATGAACCGCTGGGCATATTCCGGCCCGCTGAGTGTTGTCTTGAATCTGGTCAGCCCAAAACCGTCGTGAATACACTGACGCAGAATACCGCCCAAAGTATTTTCACGTTCAATTACTAAGATATTTTTAATTCCTCTATGATATAGTTCAACTGCAGCAGCAAGCCCCGCAGGGCCGCCGCCAATGATGATTACATCTTTCTGTTCCATAGGAATGACACCCTCTTTTTTATTAAATCAACCTTCCCGGACTTTTCCGGTAAACAGATTGGAGTTTTGCCGGGCATACAGTACATCTGTGGGTTTGGTCCCCAATTCTTCTTCAATCATTTTGGCAATGCGCATTTGGCAGTATCCGCCCTGACAACGCCCCATCATCGAGCGCGTCCGGTATTTAATTCCCACCAGGGTGCTTACTCCTAAAGGATTATGAATCGCCTTTAAAATTTCCGCTTTTGTGATTTTCTCACATCTGCAGACGATTTCGCCATAATCAGGGTCTTCCGCGATCAGCGCGTTTTTTACTTCGACGCTTTGTTGGGCAAAGCGCACAAAGCTTTTGCGCCGGGGGCAGAAACTTTCGTTTGGCTTTAAAACTTCCTGCTGCGACATCAGCTTTACAACATGACGGGCAATGGGCAGCGCTGCGGTAAGTCCCGGTGATTCAATGCCGATCAGGTTAATTGTGTGAGGCGCTGAATCAACCTTTGCTTCGATCCTAAAGTCCTGAATAACGCCATGATCATCGACCCACTTCGGCAATATGCCGGAATAATTTCGTATGTAGTCGGCCTTACGGATACATGGCCATAAATCGGACGCGCTTTTTGCAAGATAGTCCATGTTCTTCTGCGGCACACCGTAATAAGAAAAATCGGTAGTCGCTTCTGCGTCGGGGCCCACAATGACATTTCCGTCAATGGTCGGCGTGACATGGATGCCCATATAGGTATTGCTTGGGACGGGATAAACCGGCAATGGCAGCAGTGGGCCGGTCCGCTTGTCCAGAATAATATAATCGCCCTTGGAACCAATGATATGATAACCGGAGATGCCCAGCATTTCGGAGACTTTTCCACATCCCAGCCCCGCGCTGTTGATAACCCAGCGGGTACGGAATTCGCCGTGGAGGGTTATAACAGTATAAGTTTCATCCATGTTTTTGTGAATTGAAGTCACTTCATGGTCAAAATAATACTTTATGCCGTTTTGCGCCGCGTTTTCCGCCAGAGCAATGGTGTATTGAAAGGGGTCCGTGATACCGCTGTTGGGAGACAGCAGGGCGAATTCGCCACGAACGGCCGGTACTATTTCGTGAAGTTCTTTTCTGTCGATAATGGTTAGGCCCTTTACACCGTTTTCTTCTCCT of the uncultured Caproiciproducens sp. genome contains:
- a CDS encoding DUF1667 domain-containing protein, with product MLKKYICIVCPNSCEITAEVENGQILSLTDASCNRGQEYVRQELTNPVRNIASSVFLEDGVLPLASVRLSKPIPKEKIFRVMKEIKEARLKAPVKIGQVVIENVLGLDSNVIVTKNVDAK
- a CDS encoding FAD-dependent oxidoreductase, with product MEQKDVIIIGGGPAGLAAAVELYHRGIKNILVIERENTLGGILRQCIHDGFGLTRFKTTLSGPEYAQRFIDETEKDNISCLTNTTVLSVGQDKVVTTVGRDGLKTYQAKAVVLAMGCRERTRGALGIPGERPAGVFTAGVAQAYINLQNTMVGRNIIILGSGDIGMIMARRFTLEGATVKAVFEIQPYPSGLPRNIQQCLNDYGIPLYLSRTVTGIHGNCRLTGITVSDVDEHMNPIPGTEKDLDCDTLILSVGLIPENELSLEAGVELDSRTKGAIVDEHYQTSVDGIFAAGNVLHVHDLVDFVSMEAEALADSVADYLQNQSLPKATISILPDENINHTVPQKISGKNSFMLSMRVSKPLQDCVINICQNGKILKSKKIIKAIPAQMIQIPIQKEVLSGTGSLEVRVTC
- a CDS encoding NAD(P)/FAD-dependent oxidoreductase yields the protein MEQFDVLIVGGGVVGSAIAREIARNKLTVGVLEKNLDVCYETSGRNSGVVHAGFAYDVGTLKAKLCVEGNNEFDKTAEELDVPFKRTGKVLVGNSYEELKSLQHIIQQGEENGVKGLTIIDRKELHEIVPAVRGEFALLSPNSGITDPFQYTIALAENAAQNGIKYYFDHEVTSIHKNMDETYTVITLHGEFRTRWVINSAGLGCGKVSEMLGISGYHIIGSKGDYIILDKRTGPLLPLPVYPVPSNTYMGIHVTPTIDGNVIVGPDAEATTDFSYYGVPQKNMDYLAKSASDLWPCIRKADYIRNYSGILPKWVDDHGVIQDFRIEAKVDSAPHTINLIGIESPGLTAALPIARHVVKLMSQQEVLKPNESFCPRRKSFVRFAQQSVEVKNALIAEDPDYGEIVCRCEKITKAEILKAIHNPLGVSTLVGIKYRTRSMMGRCQGGYCQMRIAKMIEEELGTKPTDVLYARQNSNLFTGKVREG
- a CDS encoding FadR/GntR family transcriptional regulator produces the protein MQENKPMPPMGNKTLIERTMAEMFRLIREKGYQPGEKLPNEYELGKLLGVSRNTAREALRVLASNNVIEIRQGAGTFISDKKGIPNDPLGFSLIQDKNKLAKDLLQLRCIIEPPIAALAAQNATPEDITKLEIALLEVEGQIAQHTKFAEKDQNFHIQIANCTGNAVVSNLIPVISAGVTLFSSVINQQEFEQTLKSHRNIFEAIHNRKPVDAQQAMLFHLLYNMNRFH
- the garR gene encoding 2-hydroxy-3-oxopropionate reductase; translated protein: MCCNDDQKRRTDFMKIGFIGLGIMGKPMAKNLMKVGHELVVFDVVQANVDNVVAAGAKSAASSKAVAEQCSMIITMLPNSPHVKTVVMGENGVLEGAKAGTVLIDMSSIAPFASQEINKACVAKGVKMIDAPVSGGEPKAVDGTLSIMVGGDKEVFESVKKDILLKMGASAVYCGTIGAGNTTKLANQVVVACNIAACAEAFTLAKKAGVDPQFVFDAIKGGLAGSTVMNAKAPMMIDGNFKPGFKIDLHIKDLNNALETGHGVGSPLPLTAAVMEMMQTLHADGHGQEDHSSLANYYAKVSGTKIGK
- a CDS encoding glycerate kinase; the encoded protein is MKKVILIPDSFKGTMDSAAICGIMNEQIEAHYPDVETVSIPVADGGEGSVDAFLTAVGGVKKTLTVSGPFFKPVNSFYGIINGSTAIIEMAACAGLPLAGDRLDPAAATTYGVGELILDAAKSGCKKIIIGLGGSCTNDAGAGMAAALGIKFYDEKGQEFIPTGGTLAKIRHIRNDQASDLLSGIEFAAMCDIDNPLCGPTGAAYVFGPQKGADASMVAALDEGLQNIARIIQNDLEKDVTNIPGSGAAGGLGAGVAAFLNAKMQPGIDIVLDTVRFDDLLKDADLVFTGEGKIDTQSLRGKVVIGVARRAKKAAVPVIAVVGDIGDNIEKAYDIGVSAIFSINRVAVPFKEAKLRSQSDLSLTVNDIIRFLKTANF